A single uncultured Acetobacterium sp. DNA region contains:
- a CDS encoding sugar-binding transcriptional regulator, which translates to MKKVVDDERLMVKICEMYYNHDVNQKLIAKELGLSRPTVSRILQNAKERGIVKIIIDPIFGNNYVDLEKKLECRYGLKEAIIVDMKQDNRDQKDELAKATANYLERLIKDDSIIGVSMGSSIGQIYRFVSKGTSKKVTFIPLIGGIGHLGMELHSNTIVEALAKAFGGTSYLLHAPARVSGVQIKEELMKEPDIKRIIKMGDGLDVAVVGIGVPNRGSAIMATGYYDDKDMETMRKKNIVGDVCMQFFDINGSTEPFEADNCVIGIDIKKLRRVPHSIGVASGREKAEAIQGAIKGGFINVLVTDVECGKRLLEIDEAGEQN; encoded by the coding sequence ATGAAAAAGGTTGTTGATGACGAACGGCTAATGGTTAAAATTTGCGAGATGTACTACAATCATGATGTTAACCAAAAACTGATAGCAAAAGAATTGGGGCTGTCCCGACCAACAGTGTCCCGGATTCTTCAGAATGCCAAAGAACGGGGGATTGTAAAAATTATTATCGATCCGATTTTTGGGAACAATTATGTCGATCTGGAAAAAAAGCTGGAATGCCGCTATGGTTTAAAAGAAGCAATTATTGTAGATATGAAACAGGATAACCGGGATCAGAAGGATGAATTAGCCAAGGCGACAGCCAATTATCTGGAACGTCTGATCAAGGATGATAGTATTATTGGGGTTTCGATGGGGTCATCAATTGGCCAGATCTATCGCTTTGTTTCCAAAGGGACCTCAAAGAAGGTTACCTTTATACCGTTGATTGGCGGGATTGGACATTTGGGAATGGAGCTTCACTCCAATACGATTGTGGAGGCTTTGGCCAAGGCCTTTGGTGGCACTTCCTATCTGCTCCATGCCCCGGCCCGGGTATCCGGGGTTCAAATCAAGGAAGAACTGATGAAAGAGCCGGATATTAAACGGATCATCAAAATGGGTGATGGCTTGGATGTTGCTGTGGTTGGGATCGGCGTTCCTAATCGGGGATCGGCGATTATGGCCACTGGTTATTATGATGATAAAGACATGGAAACCATGCGTAAAAAAAATATAGTTGGGGACGTCTGCATGCAGTTTTTTGATATTAACGGCAGCACCGAACCCTTTGAAGCCGATAACTGTGTGATCGGTATTGATATAAAAAAACTGCGGCGGGTGCCCCACTCCATCGGCGTTGCCAGCGGCAGAGAAAAAGCTGAAGCCATTCAGGGTGCTATTAAAGGGGGCTTTATCAATGTGTTAGTAACGGATGTGGAGTGTGGCAAAAGACTTCTGGAAATTGATGAAGCAGGAGAGCAGAATTAA
- a CDS encoding HAD-IIA family hydrolase, which yields MIMPKHKALKDVKLFALDMDGTVYLGNGLIEGSLDFIEQLRAQERDFVFMTNNSSKVASFYREKLAKMGCFVEENRIITSGDVTIQYLKTYYPGKSVYLMGTPLLEESFLKNGINLVQSQPDVAVASFDTTLTYEKLEKICTFIANGAIFLSTHLDLVCPTETGFIPDCGAMCALITKSTGIEPKYLGKPFPETMEMILAITGHRREDVAFVGDRIYTDVATGVKNGGKGFLVLTGETKMEDVGKADVIPDCIFDSLKEMTNYL from the coding sequence ATGATCATGCCAAAGCATAAAGCTCTTAAAGATGTGAAGTTATTCGCTCTGGACATGGATGGCACCGTCTATCTGGGAAATGGCTTAATCGAAGGTTCTCTGGATTTTATTGAGCAGTTAAGAGCACAAGAGCGAGATTTTGTTTTCATGACTAATAATTCATCCAAAGTGGCCAGTTTTTACAGAGAAAAGCTGGCAAAAATGGGTTGTTTTGTGGAGGAGAATCGAATTATCACCTCGGGCGATGTGACAATCCAGTATTTAAAAACCTATTATCCGGGGAAATCGGTTTATTTAATGGGAACCCCTTTATTGGAAGAGAGCTTTTTAAAAAATGGGATCAATCTGGTTCAGAGTCAGCCGGATGTGGCCGTGGCAAGTTTTGATACCACCCTGACCTACGAAAAGCTGGAGAAAATATGTACCTTCATTGCCAATGGTGCTATCTTTTTGTCTACCCATCTGGATTTAGTCTGTCCCACCGAAACTGGCTTTATCCCAGATTGCGGTGCGATGTGTGCGTTGATCACCAAATCAACTGGCATTGAACCCAAATATTTAGGAAAACCCTTTCCTGAAACCATGGAGATGATCCTTGCCATTACCGGGCATCGACGGGAAGATGTTGCCTTTGTTGGCGATCGTATCTATACGGATGTGGCAACCGGGGTGAAAAATGGCGGCAAGGGATTTTTGGTTCTCACCGGGGAGACGAAAATGGAGGATGTGGGCAAAGCGGATGTGATTCCCGATTGTATCTTTGACTCGCTAAAAGAAATGACGAACTATTTATAG
- a CDS encoding HPr family phosphocarrier protein, with protein MNESLKGGNMHSKVVTIINPTGLHARPAAEFCQKAGEFKASINIKKLGDNPKVGDAKSLLGIMATGLGQGDKFEIIGEGDDEMLAVETLVALVNNGFGEI; from the coding sequence ATGAATGAGTCATTAAAAGGTGGGAATATGCATTCGAAAGTAGTTACAATCATCAACCCAACCGGTTTGCATGCGAGACCAGCTGCGGAGTTTTGTCAGAAAGCCGGGGAATTTAAAGCGTCGATTAATATAAAGAAATTGGGGGACAATCCCAAGGTCGGCGATGCCAAATCGTTGCTTGGGATCATGGCCACTGGCCTGGGCCAAGGTGATAAGTTTGAGATAATCGGTGAAGGCGATGATGAAATGCTCGCTGTCGAAACCCTGGTAGCGCTGGTTAATAACGGGTTTGGAGAAATATAA